The Solibacillus sp. FSL W7-1436 genome window below encodes:
- a CDS encoding cysteine hydrolase family protein: protein MKKALIVIDYTYDFVADNGKLTCGKPGQAIEKNISTLIEQFIEHNDVVVFANDLHFENDPYHPESKLFPPHNIVGTKGRELYGSVKELYETYKDRVISFDKTRYSAFAGTNLDILLRERAVEEVVLVGVCTDICILHTAVDSYNLGYKITVPEHGVASFNEIGHEWALGHFKTCLGASII from the coding sequence ATGAAAAAAGCATTGATCGTAATTGATTATACGTATGATTTTGTAGCAGACAACGGAAAATTGACTTGCGGCAAGCCGGGACAGGCAATCGAAAAAAATATTAGTACATTAATAGAACAGTTTATTGAACATAATGATGTTGTCGTATTCGCCAATGATTTACACTTCGAAAACGATCCGTATCATCCTGAATCTAAATTATTTCCTCCCCATAATATTGTAGGAACAAAAGGACGTGAGCTTTATGGGTCTGTGAAAGAGCTTTATGAAACGTATAAAGACCGCGTAATTTCATTTGATAAAACCCGTTACAGTGCTTTTGCAGGAACAAATTTGGATATTTTACTGCGGGAGCGTGCCGTTGAAGAAGTTGTCCTTGTCGGAGTATGCACAGATATTTGCATTTTGCATACCGCAGTGGACAGCTACAATTTAGGCTATAAAATCACAGTACCTGAACACGGCGTTGCAAGCTTTAATGAAATCGGACATGAATGGGCACTTGGCCATTTTAAAACATGTTTAGGTGCATCCATTATTTAA
- the ilvD gene encoding dihydroxy-acid dehydratase yields MRSDMIKLGVDRAPHRSLLYATGKVKARDLEKPFIGVCNSYIDIIPGHVHLREFADVVKEAIIEAGGIPFEFNTIGVDDGIAMGHIGMRYSLPSREIIADSAETVINAHWFDGVFYIPNCDKITPGMLMAAVRTNVPSVFVSGGPMEAGTSSSGKTLSLTSVFEGVGAHKAGTMTAEELLDIENNACPTCGSCSGMFTANSMNCLMEMLGLALPGNGTIVATSEKRKELIYEAAKHLVRMIKEDVKPRDIVTKEAIDDAFALDMAMGGSTNTVLHTLAIANEAEIDYNIEDINKVAERVPYIAKIMPASDISMDDIAKAGGVQAIINELTKIPGAIHPDRPTIAGVSMRELVKDYEISNDRVIRTKDNPYSAVGGLSVLFGNIAPEGSVIKVGAVDPSIKTFTGEAIVFDSQEEAQQAIDDGRVREGHVVVIRYEGPKGGPGMPEMLAPTSAIQGRGLGTKVALITDGRFSGASRGISIGHISPEAAEGGPIALVENGDTIIIDLPSRTINLQVSDELLAERRQNLKPFEPKIKRGWLARYSALVTNASQGGVMKI; encoded by the coding sequence ATGAGAAGTGATATGATCAAACTGGGAGTTGACCGAGCTCCGCACCGTAGTCTTTTATACGCTACAGGTAAAGTGAAGGCAAGAGATTTAGAAAAGCCATTTATCGGTGTATGTAATTCTTATATTGATATTATTCCTGGCCATGTCCATTTGCGAGAATTCGCGGATGTAGTAAAAGAGGCCATTATTGAAGCAGGCGGAATTCCATTCGAATTCAATACAATTGGAGTGGATGACGGAATTGCAATGGGTCATATCGGGATGCGCTATTCATTGCCATCACGTGAAATTATCGCCGATTCGGCAGAAACGGTTATTAATGCACACTGGTTTGACGGAGTGTTCTACATACCAAACTGTGACAAAATTACACCAGGTATGTTGATGGCGGCTGTTCGTACAAATGTTCCTTCCGTATTCGTATCAGGAGGACCAATGGAAGCAGGTACTTCTTCTTCAGGTAAAACATTATCATTAACGAGTGTTTTTGAAGGGGTCGGTGCACATAAAGCAGGTACGATGACTGCTGAAGAGCTGCTTGATATCGAGAACAATGCATGTCCAACATGCGGATCTTGTTCAGGAATGTTCACAGCCAACTCAATGAACTGCTTAATGGAAATGCTGGGCTTGGCATTACCGGGTAACGGTACAATTGTTGCAACAAGCGAAAAACGTAAAGAATTAATTTACGAAGCAGCAAAACATTTAGTACGCATGATCAAAGAAGATGTAAAACCACGCGACATTGTTACAAAAGAAGCGATTGATGATGCTTTTGCTCTTGATATGGCAATGGGCGGATCTACAAATACAGTGCTTCATACACTGGCAATTGCCAATGAAGCAGAAATTGACTACAACATTGAAGACATTAATAAAGTGGCAGAACGTGTTCCATACATTGCAAAAATTATGCCGGCATCGGACATTTCGATGGATGACATTGCAAAAGCTGGCGGTGTTCAGGCAATTATTAATGAATTAACAAAAATTCCAGGGGCAATTCACCCCGACAGACCGACAATCGCAGGTGTTTCAATGCGAGAGCTTGTAAAAGACTATGAAATTTCAAATGATCGTGTCATTCGCACAAAGGATAATCCATATAGTGCTGTAGGCGGACTTTCCGTATTGTTCGGAAATATTGCCCCTGAAGGCTCGGTTATTAAAGTAGGAGCGGTTGATCCTTCGATTAAAACGTTCACAGGCGAAGCGATTGTATTTGATTCACAGGAAGAAGCACAGCAGGCAATTGATGACGGCCGAGTACGCGAAGGACATGTAGTTGTCATTCGTTATGAAGGTCCGAAAGGCGGTCCGGGTATGCCGGAAATGCTGGCACCAACTTCTGCGATTCAAGGACGCGGGCTAGGAACGAAAGTTGCACTCATTACAGATGGCCGTTTCTCAGGTGCATCACGCGGTATTTCAATCGGACATATTTCTCCGGAAGCGGCGGAAGGCGGTCCAATCGCATTAGTCGAAAACGGCGATACAATTATTATTGATTTGCCAAGCAGAACAATCAATTTACAAGTTTCCGACGAACTTCTTGCAGAGCGTCGTCAAAACTTGAAACCATTTGAACCAAAAATCAAGCGCGGCTGGCTGGCACGTTACTCTGCATTAGTAACAAATGCTTCCCAGGGCGGCGTAATGAAAATATAA